From a single Intestinibaculum porci genomic region:
- the thpR gene encoding RNA 2',3'-cyclic phosphodiesterase: protein MRRIYFALTFSQEEEASLLQYRSQLIDCASSLKPIPENSLHMTLAFIGESDEDTVTAMRAILSEITFKPFSFTVSGLDYFPERQGKRLYYLTTSHDEGLYALQKQLTDRLKAHKQPFHDKAFLPHMTLARKTVLHKEPKFPIYCTLHVSSIHLLESIPYENTRIGIIIDNEKRA, encoded by the coding sequence ATGAGAAGAATCTATTTTGCCCTGACATTTTCTCAGGAAGAAGAGGCCAGCTTACTGCAGTATCGCAGCCAGCTTATAGATTGCGCTTCCTCATTAAAGCCAATCCCCGAAAATTCTCTTCATATGACTTTAGCCTTTATCGGTGAAAGCGATGAAGATACGGTTACGGCGATGCGTGCGATCTTATCAGAAATCACTTTTAAACCTTTTTCCTTTACAGTGAGCGGCCTTGATTATTTTCCTGAAAGACAAGGAAAACGTCTCTATTATCTTACAACCAGCCATGATGAGGGATTATATGCCCTGCAAAAGCAGTTAACTGATCGTTTAAAAGCCCATAAACAGCCTTTTCATGACAAAGCCTTTCTGCCACATATGACATTAGCGCGGAAAACAGTATTGCACAAAGAGCCAAAATTTCCGATTTATTGCACCTTACATGTCTCGTCCATCCATTTGTTGGAATCAATTCCTTATGAAAATACCCGTATTGGGATCATCATCGACAATGAAAAAAGGGCTTGA
- the iscB gene encoding RNA-guided endonuclease IscB: MSVCVVAPDKKPLMPTSEYRARKLLKSGKAVIFKYKPFTIMLTRIVSENMQPIEYCCDTGYKHIGVSIKSEKHEYFDCQFDMLQDEKKRHDDRRKMRRARRNRLRYRKPRFDNRTASKKEGWLAPSLRNIRDQHIRIFERFLEVMPIVSATFEMGSFDVHAMHEFEATGTVLKGDDYQKGPRYGMNTLRKAVFYRDNYTCQVCGETADEGAILRVHHIGFETGDHTNRMSNLLTVCTKCHTSANHKPGGKLYDLKPRTKPFNGAAFMNAVRWQMFRTLKSTHPDLEWHMTYGAATQEARRVLHLEKSHANDAYAMGEFHPRRRTPFMHFQKLRRNNRILEKFFDAKYVDARDGKTKKGAELSCGRTDRSESRHSEKNLRVFRERKVSKGRRVIRRSHYKLRPGDTVVIGGEKHRAKGVHNKGTYVVTDAKKSVPVKKVEKIIHAGGYMPVK, from the coding sequence ATGAGCGTATGCGTTGTAGCGCCGGATAAAAAGCCGCTGATGCCGACAAGCGAGTACCGTGCAAGAAAGCTGCTGAAAAGCGGCAAGGCTGTTATCTTTAAGTATAAGCCGTTCACGATCATGCTTACAAGAATCGTAAGCGAGAATATGCAGCCGATCGAGTACTGCTGCGATACGGGATACAAACATATTGGTGTATCCATCAAATCAGAAAAACACGAGTATTTTGACTGCCAATTTGACATGCTTCAGGATGAGAAGAAGCGGCACGATGACCGTCGGAAAATGCGCCGCGCAAGAAGAAACAGGCTTCGCTACAGAAAGCCCCGTTTTGATAATCGGACAGCTTCCAAAAAGGAAGGATGGCTGGCGCCGTCGCTGAGAAACATCCGTGATCAGCATATCCGTATTTTTGAGCGGTTCCTTGAGGTCATGCCGATAGTCTCAGCCACGTTTGAAATGGGCTCGTTTGACGTCCACGCCATGCATGAGTTTGAGGCAACAGGCACCGTGCTTAAAGGCGATGATTATCAGAAGGGGCCGCGATACGGCATGAACACGCTGAGAAAAGCCGTTTTCTATCGTGACAATTACACATGCCAGGTGTGCGGGGAAACCGCGGATGAAGGCGCTATTCTGAGAGTGCATCATATCGGCTTCGAAACAGGCGATCATACGAACCGCATGAGCAATCTGCTGACCGTCTGCACAAAATGCCATACTTCGGCAAACCACAAGCCGGGCGGAAAGCTGTACGACCTGAAGCCTAGGACGAAGCCGTTTAACGGCGCAGCCTTCATGAACGCTGTCAGATGGCAGATGTTCAGAACGCTGAAAAGCACCCACCCTGATTTAGAATGGCACATGACATATGGCGCTGCTACGCAGGAGGCAAGAAGAGTCCTACACCTTGAAAAGTCGCATGCCAATGACGCCTACGCCATGGGAGAATTCCATCCAAGACGCAGGACGCCTTTTATGCATTTTCAGAAGCTGAGACGGAATAACCGCATCCTTGAAAAATTCTTTGATGCAAAATACGTTGATGCGCGAGACGGCAAGACAAAGAAAGGTGCAGAGCTGTCATGCGGACGCACAGACAGAAGCGAGTCAAGACACTCCGAGAAGAACCTTCGCGTATTCAGAGAGCGGAAAGTTTCGAAAGGCAGACGCGTGATCAGAAGAAGCCACTATAAACTGCGTCCTGGCGATACTGTTGTTATTGGCGGAGAGAAGCATAGGGCAAAGGGCGTTCATAACAAAGGCACATATGTTGTGACAGACGCCAAGAAGTCAGTGCCTGTTAAGAAAGTAGAGAAGATTATTCATGCAGGTGGGTATATGCCTGTTAAATAG
- a CDS encoding ComEA family DNA-binding protein — translation MKKLKFVGLVLLIISSLIYGYVHPEKVTVKKKRSPSITLAGAFKKNGTYKIKEGMLLKDVVKDVGVLPEANMKAISLSEKVHAEQTIYLPKRHKVMISLNKAQAKDFMQLNGVGEKTAQKIIDYRKAHRFAWIEDIMNVSGIGEKRFESYREYLCL, via the coding sequence ATGAAAAAATTAAAATTTGTCGGCCTGGTTCTTTTGATTATTTCCTCACTCATTTACGGTTATGTTCATCCTGAAAAAGTAACCGTTAAAAAGAAACGTTCACCTAGTATTACCTTGGCGGGGGCTTTTAAGAAAAATGGTACTTATAAGATTAAAGAAGGAATGCTTTTGAAAGATGTTGTGAAAGACGTCGGTGTTTTGCCGGAAGCTAATATGAAAGCGATCTCGTTAAGTGAAAAGGTGCATGCGGAACAGACAATTTATTTACCCAAAAGACATAAAGTGATGATTTCTCTTAATAAAGCTCAGGCAAAAGATTTTATGCAGTTAAATGGCGTTGGGGAAAAGACCGCCCAAAAGATCATTGATTATCGTAAAGCCCATCGCTTTGCCTGGATTGAAGATATTATGAACGTCTCAGGCATTGGCGAAAAGCGCTTTGAAAGTTATCGGGAGTATTTATGCTTGTAA
- the ruvA gene encoding Holliday junction branch migration protein RuvA translates to MYNYIKGIITEFYSDHIVLENNGIGYLIYVPNPYVYKKKEEVTVYVFQSITENDMRLYGFRSAKEKDLFLMLIKVKGIGPKSAIAILASGEVNDIINAIENDNTKYLKSFPGIGPKAASQIILDLKGKFDGLTRLEAMPVDNPAYEEACEVLVALGYKEKDVDKVMGSLKDEDLDTNGYVKKALALMVK, encoded by the coding sequence ATGTACAATTATATCAAAGGAATTATTACTGAATTTTATTCGGATCATATTGTGTTAGAAAATAACGGAATTGGTTATCTGATTTACGTGCCAAATCCTTATGTTTATAAGAAAAAAGAAGAAGTTACGGTTTATGTTTTCCAGTCTATTACGGAAAATGATATGCGTTTATATGGCTTTCGCAGCGCCAAAGAAAAAGATTTATTCTTAATGCTTATTAAGGTGAAAGGGATTGGCCCGAAATCTGCGATCGCGATTTTAGCGAGCGGGGAAGTTAATGACATTATTAATGCCATAGAAAATGATAATACGAAATATTTAAAAAGTTTCCCAGGTATTGGTCCTAAGGCAGCCTCTCAGATCATTTTGGATTTAAAAGGGAAGTTTGATGGCTTAACGCGTTTAGAAGCGATGCCGGTGGATAATCCTGCTTATGAAGAAGCTTGTGAAGTTTTAGTTGCTTTAGGTTATAAAGAAAAAGATGTCGATAAAGTTATGGGCAGCTTAAAAGATGAAGACCTTGATACCAATGGCTACGTCAAGAAAGCCCTGGCTTTAATGGTTAAATAA
- the ruvB gene encoding Holliday junction branch migration DNA helicase RuvB → MAEDVLDTKAHREDDEESLRPASFDEYVGQNDLKENLRIFVSAAKKRDESLDHVLLYGPPGLGKTTMAMIIAHEMGAGIKIVTAPAIDKTGDLVAILTSLSPGDVLFIDEIHRLNKVVEEVLYPAMEDYCVDVMIGKETPRSVRIDLPPFTLVGATTRAGDLSAPLRDRFGIVSKLDYYNDEDLTKIISRTSRVYDFAMDDDAKYELARRSRGTPRIANRLFRRVRDFAQFYDDDHISLARTQEALDRLKVDNLGLDDVDRRYLLGIINRYGGGPVGLDALAASIGEESVTLEDVYEPYLLQKGLVKRTHRGRIATQLAYDHFHITREFEE, encoded by the coding sequence ATGGCTGAAGATGTTTTAGATACGAAGGCCCATCGCGAAGACGATGAAGAAAGTCTCCGTCCAGCCTCGTTTGATGAATATGTCGGTCAAAATGATCTTAAAGAAAACTTACGCATTTTCGTCTCCGCGGCGAAAAAACGTGATGAATCATTAGATCATGTTTTACTTTATGGTCCACCTGGTTTAGGAAAAACCACTATGGCAATGATTATTGCGCATGAAATGGGCGCGGGCATTAAAATTGTGACCGCACCAGCCATTGATAAAACAGGTGATTTGGTTGCCATTTTAACATCTTTATCACCAGGTGATGTTTTATTTATCGATGAAATTCATCGTTTAAACAAAGTTGTTGAAGAAGTGCTTTATCCAGCTATGGAAGATTACTGTGTCGATGTGATGATCGGGAAAGAAACACCACGCAGTGTCCGCATTGATTTACCACCCTTTACTTTAGTGGGGGCGACGACGCGAGCAGGAGATTTAAGTGCTCCGCTGCGTGATCGTTTTGGCATTGTCTCGAAGTTAGATTACTATAATGATGAAGACTTAACGAAGATTATCTCTCGTACGTCCCGCGTTTATGACTTCGCGATGGATGATGATGCAAAATATGAATTAGCACGTCGTTCCCGCGGAACGCCACGTATTGCCAATCGTTTATTCCGCCGAGTACGAGATTTTGCGCAGTTTTATGATGATGACCACATTTCATTAGCCCGTACACAGGAGGCGTTGGATCGCTTAAAAGTCGATAACTTAGGCTTAGATGATGTCGATCGTCGTTATCTGCTTGGCATTATTAATCGTTATGGCGGCGGCCCGGTCGGATTAGATGCGTTAGCAGCGAGTATTGGTGAGGAATCGGTGACGTTAGAGGATGTATACGAACCGTATTTATTACAAAAAGGCCTTGTCAAAAGAACCCATCGTGGTCGTATTGCGACCCAGCTGGCCTATGATCATTTTCATATTACCAGAGAATTCGAAGAATAA
- a CDS encoding SpaA isopeptide-forming pilin-related protein, with product MKQINTNHCYQYMSQKLILLCLSLLMVIILGSITNTFAEETKYSAYTFEGNKNRRIVVKYHNDQIDANWSFCINSDRHEPGNSSGATGTYTKIINPTEVVYKANAQGGGGDYKKVKAVLYYYATHAEYNYVVVQNELYTQMGISGYDSPWNNDNSLKEQKETLRNFVNHLTDEESKLIDERTTFYLYHSEENNIQNLITCKVKPFESKFIKKDSATKQNLAGAKIQFFKVTDSGKQLLDQNGHELRGDNNTTASWTSTADEETFVIPEEGTYIIHELSAPAGYNETDDIVFKMDAFGRITIGNYDSNNKAAFETNAPVSNITTYTFVMNDVPETGKEIEIGKINGAGKPLAGATIVIKQGDATIKRWTTDTANKTFKIAPGTYTFHESSAPKDYQCVKDFDFTVDGEGRITIDSSITYASVNGNKLVVTDDHQPIKVTVYKTWDSGTVAKAVKLQLYVDGKTYGDPVTLKSSDGKNWSYSWNEVPYSYGDHYVVKEENSDVFYPIETDNYTITYYEKYSDSDFKSLENGTQIMLVNRSTTQALGLQMSQISSDHAPLEWKTVNKYNDQIVNAPSADSLWTIQDNKNGVVALKNSQYSNLQIVNVKKSVDLVMAGTTTLAWVNATQVHFNKQGYLQIGSGAGSNWSLTQNTDDQYATSNYFSCSSNPNIQFDVYVRITKTVSENEKVITLTNKAYEKGNASLKIRKKDSRDAAKYLAGATFTLYRYDNSVTTKIPGSDLTGRKVDTGTTNSEGSYTFEKLPFGEYYLVEEEAPSGYEKLTEPIQIHWVKDGDSGKAIVSKLSKSHAKFENSILEIANDQKKVKSLTVQKGWDIGTTPQDIQVTLYKDGKKAAIKEATVTLTAEKHYQYTWKNLDYDGTYTVLEDTKSKDFASEVSPSSGINTYTKVDKLSDLVNGDQVVLMANQATPQVLGVQPNASSHEGKLRLVTPNTGSLSSSTLYTTPTADTLWTITNKKEHTAQFSNVKYRGLKIANKSGEEDSFVSADSSLITDMYYDSQNRLRFGYGDNTYAMTYDPQIKQFTCTAPSKNTNQLRFDIYKVNTVKDRRGEESLVVINNKSTTIKKASIKLKKFEAGDTTKLLKNAKFQLYIKNENSATNIPHTSVYGTQVGDTLTTNEDGTLSVSGLNVDTTYYFVETKAPEGYKALDQAIGFTVSVNGDIELVNSVENVMVSNDVLLVGNTKSYVLPDTGGTGIFQYWLWGLILIFISIALKTKGIH from the coding sequence ATGAAGCAAATCAATACAAATCATTGTTATCAATATATGAGCCAAAAGCTGATACTATTGTGCTTATCACTATTAATGGTTATTATATTAGGCAGCATTACAAATACTTTTGCGGAAGAGACTAAATATAGTGCGTATACATTTGAAGGCAATAAAAATAGACGTATTGTAGTGAAATATCATAATGATCAGATAGATGCAAATTGGTCATTTTGCATTAATAGTGATCGTCATGAACCAGGAAATAGCAGTGGGGCTACAGGTACTTATACGAAAATCATAAACCCGACAGAAGTTGTATACAAAGCGAATGCCCAAGGGGGAGGCGGTGATTATAAAAAAGTAAAAGCCGTTCTTTATTATTATGCCACACATGCCGAATATAATTATGTTGTTGTGCAAAATGAATTATATACGCAAATGGGCATTTCTGGCTATGATTCACCGTGGAATAACGATAATTCACTAAAAGAACAAAAGGAAACACTTAGAAACTTTGTCAATCATCTAACAGACGAAGAAAGCAAATTAATAGATGAAAGAACAACTTTTTATCTCTATCATTCAGAAGAAAATAACATTCAAAATTTAATAACCTGTAAAGTGAAACCTTTTGAATCAAAGTTTATCAAAAAGGATAGTGCAACAAAACAAAATCTTGCTGGTGCAAAAATTCAGTTTTTCAAAGTAACGGATAGCGGTAAGCAACTTTTAGATCAAAATGGGCATGAGTTAAGAGGAGATAATAATACTACGGCAAGCTGGACATCAACAGCTGATGAAGAAACATTTGTAATTCCGGAAGAAGGAACTTATATCATTCATGAATTATCAGCACCTGCAGGTTATAATGAAACAGATGATATTGTTTTTAAGATGGATGCTTTTGGTCGTATTACAATTGGCAATTATGATTCTAATAATAAAGCAGCATTTGAAACCAATGCTCCAGTTAGTAATATTACGACTTATACATTCGTCATGAATGATGTTCCAGAAACAGGTAAAGAAATAGAAATCGGAAAAATAAATGGAGCAGGAAAACCTTTAGCAGGTGCGACGATTGTTATTAAACAAGGTGATGCAACCATTAAAAGATGGACAACTGATACAGCTAATAAAACATTTAAAATTGCGCCGGGAACTTATACATTTCATGAATCCAGTGCCCCAAAAGATTACCAGTGTGTAAAAGACTTTGATTTTACGGTTGATGGAGAAGGGCGCATTACTATTGATTCATCGATCACATATGCTAGTGTGAATGGCAATAAGTTAGTTGTTACTGATGATCATCAGCCAATTAAGGTTACGGTTTATAAAACATGGGATAGTGGAACAGTTGCGAAAGCAGTTAAACTTCAATTATATGTTGATGGCAAAACGTATGGTGATCCCGTAACATTGAAGTCAAGCGATGGTAAAAATTGGTCTTATAGCTGGAATGAAGTGCCTTATAGTTATGGGGATCATTATGTTGTAAAAGAAGAAAATTCTGATGTATTTTATCCTATTGAAACAGATAATTATACGATAACTTATTATGAAAAATATTCGGATTCTGATTTTAAAAGCTTGGAAAATGGTACCCAAATTATGTTAGTGAATCGTTCAACTACGCAGGCATTAGGGTTACAAATGTCGCAAATAAGTAGCGATCACGCTCCTTTAGAATGGAAAACAGTTAATAAGTATAATGATCAGATTGTCAATGCTCCAAGTGCTGACTCGCTTTGGACAATTCAAGATAATAAAAATGGTGTTGTTGCGCTCAAAAACAGCCAATATTCAAATCTTCAAATAGTTAATGTGAAAAAATCTGTGGATTTGGTGATGGCAGGGACAACAACACTTGCATGGGTCAATGCAACACAAGTGCATTTTAATAAGCAGGGGTATCTGCAAATTGGTTCTGGTGCAGGATCTAACTGGTCTCTCACACAAAATACCGATGATCAATATGCAACAAGCAATTATTTTTCGTGTTCTTCTAACCCAAATATTCAATTTGATGTTTATGTCAGAATAACCAAAACTGTGAGTGAAAATGAAAAAGTGATTACACTGACAAATAAGGCTTATGAAAAAGGGAATGCTTCGCTTAAAATTAGGAAAAAAGATAGTCGTGATGCTGCTAAATATTTAGCAGGAGCGACATTCACGCTCTATCGCTATGATAACAGTGTAACAACGAAAATTCCTGGCAGTGATCTGACAGGCAGGAAAGTAGATACTGGTACAACGAATAGTGAAGGATCGTATACATTTGAAAAATTACCATTTGGGGAATACTATCTTGTCGAAGAGGAAGCACCATCCGGTTATGAAAAGTTAACAGAACCTATTCAAATTCATTGGGTTAAAGATGGTGATTCCGGTAAAGCTATTGTATCTAAGCTTTCAAAAAGTCATGCAAAGTTTGAAAACAGTATTTTAGAGATCGCAAATGATCAGAAGAAAGTAAAGAGTTTAACAGTTCAAAAAGGCTGGGATATTGGGACTACGCCACAGGATATTCAGGTGACTCTTTATAAAGATGGAAAAAAGGCTGCTATTAAAGAAGCAACAGTGACATTGACCGCGGAAAAACATTATCAATACACTTGGAAAAATCTTGATTATGATGGGACTTATACTGTTTTAGAAGATACAAAGTCTAAAGATTTTGCATCTGAAGTAAGTCCTTCGTCAGGAATTAATACCTATACGAAAGTTGATAAGTTAAGTGATTTAGTAAATGGCGATCAGGTTGTCTTAATGGCTAATCAAGCGACTCCGCAAGTTTTAGGTGTTCAACCTAATGCTTCAAGTCATGAAGGGAAATTACGGTTAGTGACTCCTAATACCGGCTCGCTTAGTTCGTCAACTCTTTATACAACTCCAACAGCTGATACCTTATGGACAATAACTAATAAAAAAGAGCATACAGCGCAGTTCTCAAATGTGAAATATCGTGGATTAAAAATTGCAAATAAGTCTGGAGAAGAAGACAGTTTTGTTTCTGCAGATTCTTCGTTGATTACAGATATGTATTATGATTCACAAAACAGGTTACGTTTTGGGTATGGAGATAACACTTATGCGATGACGTATGATCCGCAAATAAAACAGTTCACTTGTACCGCTCCAAGCAAGAATACCAATCAGCTTCGCTTTGATATTTATAAAGTTAATACTGTTAAAGACCGCCGTGGTGAAGAATCTTTAGTAGTGATTAATAATAAGAGCACGACGATTAAAAAGGCTTCTATAAAGTTGAAAAAGTTTGAAGCAGGCGATACAACGAAATTACTGAAAAACGCAAAATTTCAGTTGTACATTAAAAATGAAAATAGTGCGACAAATATTCCGCATACATCTGTTTACGGAACACAAGTTGGGGATACACTAACAACAAATGAAGATGGAACATTATCAGTTTCAGGTTTAAATGTTGATACAACTTATTATTTTGTGGAAACAAAAGCACCTGAAGGGTATAAAGCTCTGGATCAGGCTATTGGCTTTACTGTGTCTGTTAATGGCGATATAGAATTAGTGAATTCGGTTGAAAATGTCATGGTTTCTAATGATGTGCTTCTTGTTGGAAATACGAAATCCTATGTGTTACCAGATACTGGCGGAACGGGAATTTTTCAATATTGGCTTTGGGGTTTAATACTCATTTTTATTTCTATTGCTTTAAAAACAAAAGGAATACATTGA
- a CDS encoding ComEC/Rec2 family competence protein produces MLVRYHLFYYAIFALLVVVCRFVHPLFLIALAFYSLFLVRRTSFRHLLVAIVLSLPLLRMLNAPRLPHYLSGRVVTVNTNHIIVKTTYGKVKVYTKDHFRYQDEIRFSARSIKIHEAANDNGFSEDHYLKGAHIIGKMYMTHLYKKQSHFSLANLLEEHFSHNVKLRSYQRLFILGLKDEEIKSDYSAMTSLSIVHMFALSGMHVMILYSLLFQLYGFVMPKKIAHILAEITIGLYVFMIPFNISLHRAFFVLVLGDIFKKHLNRLDILGLLIIGHLLYNPYVIYSISFVFSYFIYLIVILTKDLKGSPLLIYLSTIPIVLSLNFSVNLVSFLLADLLMPFVEGFYIITLGSLFFAIFKPVLSLMIYVFTNILKMTGDLSSAITFQKPTLLFMGLYYYAYFTLLYKREMHQPSKRTVLFLCALMISFHVYSKYKIYSEIGMINVGQGDCSYFRLPYNQGNYLIDTGGNIRYDVATTTVIPFLKSQGIDHLDGVYISHTDYDHSGALSSLKEHFKVKKVIMSPKPEKTIGPMTIKFLKTGHHYGNKNDDCNIQYVTLHDYHYLFTGDLSEVGEKALLKKYHHLDVDVLKVGHHGSKHSSSVSLFEMIHPKIAFIGVGENNFYGHPSDIVIKRLQERNIYILRTDQDGNFCVRDYGYHHYVFKHHT; encoded by the coding sequence ATGCTTGTAAGATATCATCTTTTTTATTACGCCATTTTTGCTTTATTAGTTGTTGTCTGTCGTTTTGTCCATCCGCTTTTTCTCATCGCTTTAGCATTTTATAGTCTGTTTTTGGTAAGACGTACCTCATTTCGGCACTTGCTTGTCGCTATCGTTTTATCACTGCCTTTATTACGAATGCTCAATGCCCCGCGTTTACCACATTATTTAAGCGGCCGTGTTGTCACTGTCAATACCAATCATATTATTGTGAAAACTACCTATGGAAAGGTCAAAGTTTATACCAAAGATCATTTCCGTTATCAGGATGAAATTCGCTTTAGTGCTCGCTCGATTAAGATCCATGAGGCCGCTAATGACAATGGTTTTAGTGAAGATCATTACCTTAAAGGGGCTCATATTATTGGCAAAATGTATATGACTCATTTGTATAAAAAACAAAGCCATTTCTCACTCGCTAATCTTTTAGAAGAACATTTCAGTCATAACGTTAAGCTGCGTTCTTATCAGCGTTTATTTATTTTGGGATTAAAAGATGAAGAGATCAAAAGTGATTATAGTGCGATGACTTCATTAAGCATTGTGCACATGTTTGCCTTATCAGGAATGCATGTCATGATTCTCTATAGTCTGCTTTTTCAGCTTTATGGCTTTGTGATGCCTAAAAAGATCGCGCATATTCTTGCGGAAATCACGATTGGGTTATATGTTTTCATGATTCCCTTTAATATCTCTCTGCATCGTGCATTCTTCGTATTGGTTTTAGGAGATATCTTTAAAAAGCACCTTAACCGCTTAGATATATTAGGGCTGCTTATTATTGGTCATTTGCTTTATAATCCGTATGTTATTTACTCCATTTCATTTGTCTTCTCTTATTTTATTTACCTGATTGTCATTTTAACGAAAGATTTAAAAGGCTCACCGCTTTTGATTTACTTAAGTACCATTCCCATTGTCTTATCCTTAAACTTCAGTGTAAATCTTGTTTCGTTTTTGTTGGCAGATTTGTTAATGCCTTTTGTGGAAGGATTTTATATTATTACATTAGGTTCATTATTCTTCGCTATTTTCAAACCCGTCTTATCACTGATGATTTATGTCTTTACCAACATTTTGAAAATGACAGGGGATCTCTCTTCCGCTATTACCTTTCAGAAACCAACCTTATTATTTATGGGTCTTTATTATTATGCTTACTTTACTTTGCTTTATAAACGGGAAATGCATCAGCCAAGCAAACGTACAGTCCTTTTCTTATGTGCTTTGATGATCAGTTTTCATGTGTATTCTAAGTACAAGATCTATAGCGAAATAGGGATGATTAATGTCGGTCAAGGAGATTGTAGCTATTTTCGCTTACCTTATAATCAAGGTAACTATCTCATTGATACGGGTGGTAATATTCGCTATGATGTCGCCACCACAACCGTGATTCCTTTCTTAAAATCTCAAGGGATTGATCACTTAGATGGTGTTTATATTTCTCATACTGACTATGATCATTCCGGCGCCTTGTCTTCATTAAAAGAACATTTTAAGGTTAAGAAGGTCATTATGTCTCCAAAGCCAGAGAAAACTATAGGTCCGATGACTATTAAGTTTTTAAAAACCGGCCATCATTATGGCAATAAAAATGATGACTGTAATATCCAATATGTCACTTTACATGATTATCATTACTTATTTACCGGTGATCTTTCTGAAGTAGGGGAGAAAGCTCTACTTAAGAAATACCATCATTTGGATGTGGACGTTCTAAAAGTTGGCCATCATGGCTCAAAACATTCATCATCGGTCTCTTTATTTGAAATGATCCATCCGAAGATTGCCTTTATCGGTGTTGGCGAAAATAACTTTTATGGACATCCTAGTGATATTGTCATTAAACGATTACAGGAACGCAATATCTATATCCTAAGAACAGATCAGGACGGTAATTTCTGTGTTCGTGATTATGGTTATCATCACTACGTATTTAAACACCATACATAA
- a CDS encoding SpaA isopeptide-forming pilin-related protein: MHKKWSIFVMVSLLVLSVSVNKVQAKSASKIFLHYTDDATKKAVKGVTFTLNKVAGEGKSGYVFTKAYQKNKVTLSSDDTLKNIQIAKQLEKVSKKGIKRTTNKQGKITFNNLKAGVYLIRQTKAAGSAKNYQKIEPFLVYLTESTKKVTYDLTAITPVTMTVFG, from the coding sequence ATGCATAAGAAATGGAGTATTTTCGTGATGGTGAGTCTGCTTGTCCTGTCAGTCTCTGTAAACAAAGTACAGGCCAAGTCTGCTTCTAAGATTTTCCTTCATTATACTGATGATGCAACGAAAAAGGCTGTTAAAGGGGTGACTTTTACATTAAACAAGGTTGCTGGCGAAGGAAAAAGCGGTTATGTATTCACAAAAGCGTATCAAAAGAATAAAGTGACGCTTTCTTCTGATGATACCCTCAAGAATATTCAAATCGCTAAACAGCTCGAAAAAGTCAGTAAGAAAGGTATCAAGCGTACAACAAATAAGCAAGGCAAGATCACTTTCAATAATTTAAAAGCTGGCGTTTATCTTATTCGTCAGACCAAAGCGGCTGGCAGCGCTAAAAACTATCAGAAAATCGAGCCATTCCTTGTTTACTTAACGGAATCGACGAAGAAAGTTACTTATGACTTAACAGCTATTACACCAGTCACGATGACGGTATTTGGCTAA